The following coding sequences are from one Polyangia bacterium window:
- a CDS encoding ABC transporter permease, translating into MTPPPRADQQTARRVGRWPAAAPVAVVLSATLLLFLVLPTAALIATARPASLLAGLSNQLVAPALALSLATTGVALLVIVVCGTPLAWWLARARSRRARWIETAVQLPTVIPPAVAGIALLLTFGRRGVVGAWLDRAGLGVAFSAAAVVMAQIFVAAPFYLTAAVAAFGRMDDALLAAARSLGASPARVFFLVGLPLARPGLVAGAAMSWARALGEFGATLMFAGNMAGRTQTLPLAIYSALESDMRNAQALSVLLVGVAFALLIVIRRLQLSTDVARM; encoded by the coding sequence GTGACGCCGCCGCCGCGGGCGGACCAGCAGACGGCCCGCCGGGTGGGTCGCTGGCCGGCGGCCGCGCCGGTGGCTGTTGTCTTGTCGGCAACACTGCTTTTGTTTCTGGTGCTGCCGACGGCGGCGCTGATCGCCACCGCTCGCCCCGCCAGTCTGCTGGCCGGCCTTTCAAACCAGCTGGTGGCGCCGGCGTTGGCGTTGAGCCTGGCCACCACCGGCGTCGCGTTGCTGGTCATCGTGGTTTGTGGAACACCGCTGGCCTGGTGGCTGGCGCGGGCGCGGTCGCGGCGGGCGCGCTGGATCGAAACCGCCGTGCAGTTGCCCACGGTGATTCCGCCGGCGGTGGCGGGCATCGCGCTCTTGCTGACCTTCGGACGGCGTGGCGTGGTGGGGGCCTGGCTGGATCGCGCGGGTCTCGGCGTGGCGTTCAGCGCGGCCGCCGTGGTGATGGCGCAAATCTTCGTGGCGGCGCCGTTTTATCTCACCGCCGCGGTCGCCGCCTTCGGGCGCATGGACGACGCCTTGCTGGCGGCGGCGCGCAGTCTGGGTGCATCGCCGGCGCGGGTTTTTTTTCTGGTCGGCCTGCCGCTGGCCCGGCCGGGGCTGGTGGCCGGTGCGGCCATGAGCTGGGCGCGGGCCCTGGGCGAGTTCGGCGCCACCTTGATGTTCGCCGGCAACATGGCCGGACGAACGCAGACGCTGCCCCTGGCCATTTATTCCGCGCTGGAGAGCGATATGCGAAACGCCCAGGCGCTTTCCGTCCTCTTGGTGGGCGTGGCCTTCGCTTTGCTGATCGTGATTCGCCGCTTGCAGCTATCGACGGACGTTGCACGGATGTAA
- the modA gene encoding molybdate ABC transporter substrate-binding protein has translation MKNQSGRRRFSLFARGPGRRLILVGAVATLAAAFPGARAAEPTNTAPARELIVFAAASLRESFETLGHLFEARHPGVRVRFNLAGSQELRFQIQQGAKADVFASADLVHASAAAEAGLTDKPRIFARNLPVVVVPHANPAGLKSFADLPKAAHLVIGAPEVPIGRYTLAIFKKAVATYGEAFGKTLDSHIASRELNVRQVLAKVSLGEADAGVVYRSDAVAAKAGVDTIDIPTTINVVAEYAVAPVKTALQPALARQWCDLLLSTEGSAVLAKAGFLANDLASATPATQTRNEHQP, from the coding sequence ATGAAAAATCAATCTGGTCGTCGACGGTTCTCTCTGTTCGCGCGCGGGCCGGGCCGCCGATTAATTCTGGTCGGCGCGGTGGCCACGCTGGCCGCCGCCTTCCCCGGTGCGCGCGCCGCCGAACCGACGAACACCGCGCCCGCGCGCGAGCTGATCGTCTTCGCCGCGGCGTCGTTGCGCGAATCGTTCGAGACGCTGGGCCACCTGTTCGAGGCGCGCCACCCAGGCGTGCGCGTGCGTTTCAACCTGGCCGGCAGCCAGGAGCTGCGCTTTCAGATCCAGCAAGGGGCCAAGGCCGACGTGTTCGCCAGCGCCGATCTGGTGCACGCCAGCGCGGCGGCCGAGGCCGGGCTGACCGACAAGCCGCGCATCTTCGCCCGCAATCTACCGGTGGTGGTGGTGCCGCACGCCAACCCGGCCGGCCTGAAATCCTTCGCCGATCTGCCCAAGGCCGCGCACCTGGTGATCGGCGCGCCCGAGGTGCCCATTGGTCGCTACACGCTGGCCATCTTCAAGAAAGCCGTCGCCACCTACGGCGAGGCGTTCGGAAAAACGCTGGACAGCCACATCGCCTCGCGCGAGCTGAACGTGCGCCAGGTGCTGGCCAAGGTGTCGCTGGGCGAAGCCGACGCGGGCGTGGTCTATCGCAGCGACGCCGTCGCCGCCAAGGCGGGCGTCGACACCATCGACATTCCCACCACCATCAACGTCGTCGCCGAATACGCGGTGGCGCCGGTGAAGACCGCATTGCAACCGGCGCTGGCCCGACAGTGGTGCGATCTGCTTTTGTCGACGGAGGGCAGCGCGGTGCTGGCCAAAGCTGGATTCTTGGCCAATGATCTGGCCAGCGCCACGCCCGCCACCCAGACAAGGAACGAGCACCAGCCGTGA
- a CDS encoding PilZ domain-containing protein: MAHTERRQHMRLELKFPVRLHVPGQKNPVPAELKDISMGGCFFWAAPPADTQHVTVSVSFRRQPPVIFGAGPIVRRAGDQGFGVRFDDANQDGAHFISALSAVAPDLRLEFAEQFLDHEVQII; the protein is encoded by the coding sequence ATGGCCCACACCGAACGGCGGCAGCACATGCGCCTTGAGCTGAAATTCCCGGTGCGGCTTCACGTCCCCGGTCAAAAGAACCCGGTCCCCGCCGAGCTGAAGGACATCTCGATGGGCGGCTGCTTCTTTTGGGCCGCGCCGCCCGCTGACACCCAACACGTCACCGTCTCGGTCAGCTTCCGTCGCCAGCCACCGGTGATCTTCGGCGCCGGCCCGATCGTGCGCCGCGCGGGCGATCAAGGCTTCGGCGTCCGTTTCGACGACGCCAACCAGGACGGCGCGCACTTCATCAGCGCGCTCAGCGCCGTCGCGCCGGATCTTCGCCTGGAATTCGCGGAGCAGTTCTTGGACCACGAAGTTCAAATCATTTGA
- a CDS encoding UDP-glucose/GDP-mannose dehydrogenase family protein, whose translation MKICVIGTGYVGLVAGAGFSDMGNDVVCCDIDREKIDSLNQGQIPIYEPGLDKLVARNAAERRLTFTTDIAGGVAGAEVILLAVGTPPGPDGSADLQYIFKAAETVGSALTGWAVLVTKSTVPVGTGDKIEALVKKRTKHEFAVASNPEFLKEGDAVNDFMKPDRVVVGAEDKRAVETLRALYAPFTRTSDRMLVMDRRSAELTKYAANSMLATRISFMNDLSNLCELLGADIELVRRGMGSDVRIGPKFLFAGPGFGGSCFPKDLRAAVSTGREVGYKLEILDAVVAVNERQKKKMGEKIIAHFGGSLTGKRIAIWGLAFKPGTDDIREAPALTLIEQLLTAGASLCATDQVAIAGVRKIFGDRVEFETSNYTCAQGADALALVTEWHEYRRPSFDRLKTLLRQPILFDGRNIWSPTELRAAGFTYYGMGRGKNV comes from the coding sequence ATGAAGATCTGCGTGATTGGCACTGGTTATGTCGGGTTGGTGGCGGGCGCCGGGTTTTCCGACATGGGAAACGACGTCGTCTGTTGCGACATTGATCGCGAGAAGATCGACAGCCTGAACCAAGGTCAGATCCCCATCTACGAACCCGGCCTGGACAAGTTGGTGGCGCGCAACGCCGCCGAGAGACGTCTGACCTTCACCACGGACATCGCCGGCGGCGTGGCCGGCGCCGAAGTGATCTTGCTGGCGGTGGGCACGCCGCCCGGTCCCGACGGGTCAGCCGATCTGCAGTACATCTTCAAGGCTGCCGAAACCGTGGGCAGCGCGCTCACCGGTTGGGCGGTGCTGGTGACCAAATCGACGGTGCCGGTGGGCACCGGTGACAAGATCGAAGCGCTGGTGAAAAAGCGCACCAAGCACGAATTCGCCGTGGCCTCGAACCCGGAGTTCTTGAAGGAAGGCGACGCGGTCAACGACTTCATGAAGCCGGATCGCGTGGTGGTGGGCGCCGAGGACAAGCGCGCCGTTGAAACCCTGCGGGCGCTGTACGCGCCGTTCACGCGCACCAGCGATCGCATGCTGGTGATGGATCGCCGGTCCGCCGAGCTGACCAAGTACGCCGCCAACTCGATGCTGGCCACGCGCATTTCGTTCATGAACGATCTGTCGAACCTGTGCGAGCTTCTGGGCGCGGACATCGAGCTGGTCCGTCGGGGCATGGGCAGCGACGTGCGCATCGGGCCGAAGTTTTTGTTCGCCGGGCCGGGCTTCGGCGGCAGCTGCTTTCCCAAGGATCTGCGCGCCGCCGTCAGCACCGGGCGCGAGGTCGGTTACAAGCTGGAGATTCTGGACGCGGTGGTGGCGGTCAACGAACGGCAGAAGAAAAAGATGGGCGAGAAGATCATCGCCCACTTCGGCGGCTCGCTGACCGGCAAACGCATCGCCATCTGGGGCCTGGCCTTCAAGCCCGGCACCGACGACATCCGCGAGGCGCCCGCGCTGACGCTGATCGAACAGCTCTTGACCGCCGGCGCGTCGCTGTGCGCTACCGATCAAGTGGCCATCGCCGGCGTGCGCAAGATCTTCGGCGACCGCGTCGAGTTCGAGACGTCGAACTACACCTGCGCGCAGGGCGCCGACGCTCTGGCCCTGGTCACCGAATGGCACGAATACCGCCGCCCCAGCTTTGATCGCCTGAAGACGCTGCTGCGCCAGCCGATCCTGTTCGACGGCCGCAACATCTGGAGCCCGACGGAACTCCGCGCCGCCGGCTTCACCTATTACGGCATGGGTCGCGGGAAGAACGTTTAG
- a CDS encoding nucleotidyltransferase family protein: MLLAAGRSTRLGPLGLALPKPLVPICGYPAIAFGLTACARAGLRQAVVNVFHQGDLLRQTLGDDGAYGVRLRYSVEAELLGTGGGMAQARGLFAPGPVLVMNAKVVADLDLAALLAAHDAGGGVATMMLRDDPDPRRWGAICVDESGRVVEILDHRSPIAPDGAVSARMFTGVHVLEPALLDRLTPRPCDVIRDAYIPALEAGARIMATRLPGYFAEHSTPERYLAGNLALLADPSLVPGAPGPLVGVDRDAVVAAGALIAEPVRVQSGAVIESGAQVGPGVVVGAGARVAAGVRLRRAVVWAGVTVTADASDAVLTSAGPVSID; this comes from the coding sequence ATGCTGCTGGCCGCCGGCCGGTCGACGCGCCTCGGCCCATTGGGGCTGGCGCTGCCCAAACCGCTGGTGCCGATCTGTGGCTATCCGGCCATTGCTTTCGGGTTGACGGCGTGCGCGCGCGCCGGCTTGCGGCAGGCGGTGGTGAATGTGTTTCATCAAGGCGATCTGTTGCGCCAGACGCTGGGCGACGACGGCGCCTACGGCGTGCGCCTGCGCTATTCCGTCGAGGCCGAGCTGCTGGGCACCGGCGGCGGCATGGCCCAGGCGCGCGGGCTGTTCGCTCCCGGGCCGGTGCTGGTGATGAACGCGAAGGTGGTGGCGGATCTGGATCTGGCGGCGCTGCTGGCCGCGCACGACGCCGGCGGCGGGGTGGCCACCATGATGCTGCGCGATGATCCCGATCCGCGCCGCTGGGGTGCCATCTGCGTCGACGAGAGCGGCCGGGTGGTGGAGATTCTCGACCACCGCTCGCCGATCGCGCCCGACGGCGCGGTCAGCGCGCGCATGTTCACCGGGGTCCACGTGTTGGAACCGGCGCTGCTGGATCGACTGACCCCACGCCCGTGCGACGTCATTCGCGACGCCTACATTCCGGCGCTGGAGGCGGGCGCGCGCATCATGGCCACGCGTCTGCCCGGGTACTTCGCCGAGCATTCGACGCCGGAACGTTATCTGGCTGGCAATCTGGCGTTGCTGGCCGATCCGTCGTTGGTACCGGGCGCACCGGGGCCGCTGGTGGGCGTCGATCGGGACGCGGTCGTCGCGGCGGGTGCGCTCATCGCCGAGCCGGTGCGTGTGCAATCGGGCGCGGTGATCGAAAGCGGCGCGCAGGTCGGGCCCGGCGTGGTGGTCGGCGCCGGCGCGCGGGTGGCGGCCGGCGTGCGTTTGCGACGCGCTGTGGTTTGGGCGGGCGTCACGGTCACCGCCGACGCCAGCGACGCCGTGCTGACCAGCGCCGGACCGGTTTCGATCGATTAG
- a CDS encoding pseudouridine synthase, giving the protein MIIPVLHRDDRLVLVDKPPGLVVHRGWADDDGGVLVALRDQLGQRVWPLHRLDRGASGVLAFALDHQTASVVGQAFADGRVEKKYLALVRGRPPDHLIIDHPIPAKPDGPRVPAVTEIRRLGTWERYALVEAVPRTGRLHQIRRHLKHIACPLIGDVNYGKGEHNRIFRQRFGLDRLALHALSLRLPASDDGGAIHAFTVPSGTLADCLRALDLLALVPTPGS; this is encoded by the coding sequence GTGATCATCCCTGTTCTTCATCGCGACGATCGGCTGGTGCTGGTCGACAAGCCGCCGGGCCTGGTCGTTCACCGCGGCTGGGCCGACGACGACGGCGGCGTGCTGGTGGCGCTGCGCGATCAGCTGGGCCAGCGGGTGTGGCCGCTGCATCGCCTGGATCGTGGGGCCAGCGGCGTGCTGGCGTTCGCCCTGGACCATCAAACAGCGTCCGTCGTCGGTCAGGCGTTCGCCGACGGGCGGGTGGAGAAAAAATATCTGGCCCTGGTGCGCGGTCGTCCGCCCGATCACCTGATCATCGACCATCCCATCCCGGCCAAACCCGACGGCCCGCGCGTCCCGGCGGTGACGGAGATTCGGCGCCTCGGCACCTGGGAGCGTTACGCGCTGGTCGAGGCCGTCCCCCGCACCGGCCGCCTGCACCAGATTCGCCGGCATTTGAAGCACATCGCTTGCCCGCTGATCGGCGACGTCAACTACGGCAAGGGCGAGCACAACCGGATCTTCCGCCAACGCTTCGGTCTGGATCGGCTGGCCCTGCACGCCCTGTCCCTGCGCTTGCCGGCCAGCGACGACGGCGGGGCGATCCATGCCTTCACCGTCCCCAGCGGGACGCTGGCTGATTGCCTGCGCGCCCTTGATCTGTTGGCGCTGGTTCCGACACCCGGGTCCTAA
- a CDS encoding SRPBCC family protein, whose product MLRTVVPLLVAAVAVLAVVIATRPDSFRIARSATINAPASVVFALLNDFHQWVRWSPWEGRDPNLQRTYAGAASGEGAVYSWVGNSKVGEGRMTITESQPATHLGLTLEFFKPWQATNQTDFTLDAAGGETTVNWAMSGKSNFMHKAFSLLMNMDKMVGNDFEQGLANMKRIAEEEAGKAARP is encoded by the coding sequence ATGCTGAGGACTGTCGTTCCGTTGCTGGTGGCCGCGGTGGCGGTGCTGGCCGTGGTGATCGCCACGCGGCCGGATTCGTTTCGCATCGCCCGCAGCGCCACCATCAACGCACCCGCCAGCGTGGTGTTCGCGCTGCTGAACGATTTCCATCAGTGGGTGCGCTGGTCGCCGTGGGAGGGACGCGATCCCAACCTGCAGCGCACCTACGCCGGCGCCGCGTCGGGCGAAGGCGCGGTCTATTCGTGGGTGGGCAATTCGAAGGTCGGCGAGGGACGCATGACCATCACCGAGAGCCAGCCGGCCACGCACCTCGGCCTCACGCTGGAATTCTTCAAGCCGTGGCAGGCCACCAACCAGACGGATTTCACCTTGGACGCCGCCGGCGGCGAGACCACCGTGAACTGGGCCATGTCGGGGAAGTCGAACTTCATGCACAAGGCGTTCTCGCTGCTGATGAACATGGACAAGATGGTGGGCAACGATTTTGAACAGGGCCTGGCCAACATGAAGCGCATCGCCGAAGAAGAAGCCGGCAAGGCCGCCAGGCCCTAG
- a CDS encoding FKBP-type peptidyl-prolyl cis-trans isomerase: MSKPFVANLLVLTLSLVACGKKAETPATPVAATPPPPPAPPKPAADPKAPADVKAPPADAEKTASGLASKVLTPGKGTEKPTAADTVRVHYTGWTTDGVKFDSSVDRGSPAQFPLRGVIKGWTEGLQLMVEGEKRRFWIPGNLAYGDTPTRPGAPAGMLVFDVELLGVIKAPKVPEDVAAVPKNAKKTKSGLAYRVLKKGTGKDHPKAESTVQVHYSGWTTDGKMFDSSVARGEPATFPLNGVIKGWTEGVQLMVVGEKTRFWIPGALAYGDTPSRPGAPAGMLVFDIELLSIK, translated from the coding sequence ATGAGCAAGCCGTTTGTCGCCAACCTGTTGGTTTTGACCTTGAGCCTGGTCGCCTGCGGCAAGAAGGCCGAGACCCCCGCGACGCCCGTCGCCGCCACACCGCCGCCGCCACCCGCGCCACCGAAGCCGGCCGCCGATCCGAAGGCACCAGCCGACGTCAAGGCGCCACCCGCCGACGCCGAAAAGACGGCCAGCGGCTTGGCGTCGAAGGTGCTGACGCCGGGCAAGGGCACGGAAAAGCCGACCGCCGCCGACACCGTGCGCGTGCACTACACGGGGTGGACCACCGACGGTGTGAAGTTCGACAGCTCGGTCGATCGCGGATCGCCGGCGCAGTTTCCTCTTCGGGGTGTCATCAAAGGATGGACCGAAGGCCTGCAGTTGATGGTCGAGGGTGAAAAGCGCCGCTTCTGGATCCCCGGCAACCTCGCCTACGGCGACACGCCCACCCGCCCCGGCGCGCCCGCCGGAATGCTGGTCTTCGACGTCGAACTGTTGGGGGTCATCAAGGCGCCCAAGGTCCCCGAGGACGTGGCCGCCGTGCCGAAGAACGCCAAGAAGACGAAGTCGGGTCTGGCCTATCGGGTGCTGAAGAAAGGCACCGGCAAGGATCATCCCAAGGCCGAGAGCACCGTGCAGGTTCACTACAGCGGTTGGACGACCGACGGCAAGATGTTCGACAGCTCGGTGGCGCGCGGCGAGCCGGCGACGTTCCCGCTCAACGGCGTCATCAAGGGCTGGACCGAGGGCGTGCAGCTGATGGTGGTGGGCGAGAAGACGCGCTTTTGGATCCCGGGCGCGTTGGCTTACGGCGACACCCCGTCGCGCCCCGGTGCGCCGGCCGGCATGCTGGTCTTCGACATCGAGCTTCTGTCGATCAAATAG
- a CDS encoding HAD family hydrolase, with protein MNAAPRAVIFDLDGTLTEPLLDFDAMRAEIGLVPGLPILEQLEAGDADLRARAEVVMRRHERQAIEAATLADGCVELLAHLGTREIPTAILTRNVREVVEIFQRKFNLRFVAAFTREDGPPKPSPAGALALCTAMGAAPADTLAVGDYKFDILAGRGAGCRTALVCPTPPDDLADWGSPDLVVRSLRDLLPLF; from the coding sequence ATGAACGCGGCGCCGCGCGCGGTGATCTTCGACCTGGACGGCACCCTGACCGAACCGCTGCTGGACTTCGATGCCATGCGCGCGGAGATCGGGCTTGTGCCGGGGCTGCCCATCTTGGAGCAACTGGAGGCGGGCGACGCCGACCTGCGCGCGCGCGCCGAGGTGGTGATGCGCCGCCACGAACGCCAGGCCATCGAAGCCGCCACCCTGGCCGACGGTTGCGTCGAGCTGCTGGCGCACCTGGGGACGCGGGAGATCCCCACGGCGATCCTCACCCGAAATGTTCGCGAGGTGGTGGAGATCTTCCAGCGCAAGTTCAACCTGCGTTTCGTGGCCGCCTTCACCCGCGAGGACGGCCCGCCCAAACCGTCGCCGGCCGGCGCGCTGGCCCTGTGCACGGCGATGGGCGCCGCCCCCGCGGACACGCTGGCCGTCGGCGATTACAAGTTCGACATCCTGGCCGGCCGCGGCGCTGGCTGCCGGACCGCGCTGGTCTGCCCCACGCCGCCCGACGACCTGGCCGACTGGGGCTCGCCCGATCTGGTGGTGCGATCGCTGCGCGACCTGCTGCCGCTTTTTTGA
- a CDS encoding ParB N-terminal domain-containing protein, translating into MEIFQYTAPVPTLSSVSSAAVWHSARMPSRKPATKKPSGTLRRRRGVKVRPTDLGPTDLPLAADAQAPAVAQLADDVRADGGAVLAVYREPLGGHPLMLAALPIADVVPTPFQRDISDAHVRRLTHALDKTKRFLDPIIAVREKTEAGRYWTPNGYHRLTAMKELGAKTILALLVPERAVAFQILALNIEKAHNLREKAISVRRMYVDLCANTDSAEEDLALEFEEPALITLGFAYEQRGRLSGGVYHPILRKVDGWIKGPASKALARRQQRAAIVLDLDEAVTGVVDALKKRGMQSPYLRNFVVARINPLRFMKGEPPPLEELLPSMAKRARGMNVEKINPGDVARSGGPPEASE; encoded by the coding sequence ATGGAGATCTTCCAGTATACAGCCCCGGTCCCGACGCTGTCGTCGGTCTCGTCGGCGGCGGTGTGGCATTCTGCGCGGATGCCTTCCAGGAAACCCGCAACGAAAAAACCCAGCGGCACCTTGCGCCGGCGCCGCGGCGTGAAGGTGCGCCCGACCGACCTGGGGCCCACCGACTTGCCGCTGGCCGCCGACGCCCAGGCGCCGGCCGTGGCGCAGCTGGCCGACGACGTGCGCGCCGACGGCGGCGCGGTGCTGGCAGTCTATCGTGAACCCTTGGGCGGTCACCCGTTGATGCTGGCCGCCCTGCCCATCGCCGACGTGGTGCCGACGCCGTTCCAGCGCGACATCTCCGACGCCCACGTGCGGCGGCTGACGCACGCGCTGGACAAGACCAAGCGGTTTTTGGACCCGATCATCGCCGTGCGCGAGAAGACCGAGGCGGGCCGCTACTGGACGCCGAACGGATACCACCGCCTGACGGCGATGAAGGAGCTGGGCGCCAAGACCATCCTGGCCTTGCTGGTGCCCGAGCGCGCGGTGGCCTTTCAGATTTTGGCCCTCAACATCGAAAAGGCCCACAACCTGCGCGAAAAAGCGATCAGCGTGCGCCGCATGTACGTCGACCTCTGCGCCAACACCGACAGCGCCGAGGAAGATCTGGCGCTTGAGTTCGAGGAGCCGGCGCTGATCACCCTGGGGTTCGCCTACGAACAGCGCGGGCGGCTGTCGGGCGGCGTCTACCATCCGATCCTGCGCAAGGTCGACGGCTGGATCAAAGGGCCGGCGTCAAAAGCGCTGGCCCGCCGGCAGCAACGCGCGGCGATCGTGCTGGATCTCGACGAGGCGGTGACCGGCGTGGTCGACGCCCTGAAAAAGCGCGGCATGCAAAGCCCCTATCTGCGCAACTTCGTGGTCGCCCGCATCAACCCGCTGCGCTTCATGAAGGGCGAGCCGCCGCCCCTGGAAGAGCTGCTGCCGTCGATGGCCAAGCGCGCCCGCGGGATGAACGTCGAGAAGATCAACCCCGGCGACGTCGCCCGCAGCGGCGGCCCGCCCGAGGCCAGCGAATGA
- a CDS encoding PilZ domain-containing protein: MADESTKKPVADAGAAPTVGGAAGIGLSTAEMRAFIDRAPRSRVNVPVLCRFPSFIDFVETQSVNVSASGMFLSCDSPPPIGTKIEFEFSLDDGFVMLKGTALVVRAVTSGEKGMGLRFIDLDGESRKLIDRIVEVNAEEGKHPSVPFDFSRPATGKTLLPTQANIAALTTGVKKPITFSEGEVKVVLSATTASYFTYNPLLNVRMGGMFIPAETEIALGTQLKVEILDEQGQTLVKAKGKVAAKQELRIGIRMTDLDKDTLTKLQAQVARFGTGK; this comes from the coding sequence ATGGCCGACGAATCGACCAAGAAGCCGGTGGCCGACGCCGGCGCTGCTCCCACCGTCGGTGGCGCGGCGGGGATTGGATTATCGACCGCGGAGATGCGCGCCTTCATCGACCGAGCGCCGCGGTCAAGGGTCAACGTGCCGGTGCTGTGCCGGTTCCCCAGCTTCATCGATTTCGTCGAGACCCAGTCGGTGAACGTCAGCGCGTCGGGGATGTTCCTTTCGTGCGATTCGCCGCCGCCCATCGGCACCAAGATCGAATTCGAGTTCAGCCTGGACGACGGGTTCGTGATGCTGAAGGGGACCGCGCTGGTGGTACGCGCGGTGACCAGCGGCGAAAAAGGGATGGGCCTGCGCTTCATCGATCTCGACGGCGAAAGCCGCAAGCTCATCGACCGCATCGTCGAGGTCAACGCCGAGGAGGGCAAGCACCCCAGCGTGCCGTTCGATTTTTCGCGGCCCGCCACCGGCAAGACGCTGCTGCCCACGCAGGCCAACATCGCCGCCTTGACCACCGGCGTGAAAAAGCCGATCACGTTCTCCGAGGGCGAGGTGAAGGTGGTCCTGTCGGCCACCACCGCCAGCTATTTCACCTACAACCCGCTTTTGAACGTGCGCATGGGCGGGATGTTCATTCCGGCCGAGACGGAGATCGCGCTCGGCACGCAGCTGAAGGTGGAGATCCTCGACGAGCAGGGGCAGACGCTGGTCAAGGCCAAGGGCAAGGTGGCGGCCAAGCAAGAACTGCGCATCGGCATCCGCATGACCGATCTCGACAAGGACACGCTGACCAAGCTGCAGGCCCAGGTGGCCCGCTTCGGGACCGGTAAGTAA
- a CDS encoding RimK/LysX family protein, with protein MLVEPPARGIRIGGITIVPGESRAIHIVLGAGGALAKRTAEPSALVATDGDSADAKAAAAKARRRDVPAWAAVGQKAGPRVSVVAAARGFEAAAALAASALVGGIDPAAMAGSVVVVPVLRPGGQFAPGGRARPGWEFPGDAGGDRAARDAFTLFSELVVGASLVVALGSPSPGRRGALTVRADLGEPRTRRLALQSGAVAALSTRPRPRSLLASAIGSGAIALELRAAGLPGNDSAEAEDLVAAVRAVLIAIGVFQPSPGDGAKQQRGLPPTAPPAPPIIDGALVVRAAHGGLVQPSASAGQYVRKAAVLARVISPLGGKPSEITAPRDGLILESTIRTAERAGAKLFLLGPLSPTAARRRSLTVGRAGDAAPATAKAGSARPPPAKLHVGWVENVMLPNLGITRLKAKIDTGARSSALHVSRMRTVDTTGGPGRRPILEIVVPSGVRGGKSLKVRAAVREYVVVRDTSGRMERRPVIETALQLGPLKKRISVTLTNRGEMLFPMLIGRTALGPGITVDPSRRYLVSS; from the coding sequence ATGCTGGTCGAACCGCCCGCCAGAGGAATTCGCATCGGAGGGATCACCATCGTGCCCGGCGAATCGCGGGCCATTCACATCGTCCTGGGGGCGGGCGGTGCCCTGGCGAAGCGGACGGCCGAGCCATCCGCGCTCGTCGCCACCGACGGTGACTCGGCCGATGCCAAGGCAGCCGCGGCGAAAGCGCGGCGGCGTGACGTGCCAGCCTGGGCGGCGGTCGGGCAGAAGGCCGGCCCGCGGGTCAGCGTGGTGGCGGCGGCGCGCGGCTTCGAAGCAGCGGCGGCGCTGGCGGCCAGCGCTTTGGTGGGCGGGATCGATCCGGCGGCGATGGCCGGCAGCGTGGTGGTGGTGCCGGTGTTGCGCCCGGGCGGGCAGTTCGCGCCCGGCGGGCGGGCGCGACCGGGCTGGGAATTTCCCGGCGACGCCGGCGGTGACCGAGCGGCGCGGGATGCCTTCACGTTGTTCTCCGAGCTGGTGGTGGGGGCGTCGCTGGTGGTGGCGCTGGGCTCGCCGTCGCCGGGGCGGCGGGGCGCTCTCACCGTGCGCGCGGATCTGGGCGAGCCGCGCACGCGGCGCCTGGCCCTGCAAAGCGGCGCCGTGGCGGCGCTGAGTACCCGGCCGCGGCCCCGGTCGCTGCTGGCGTCGGCCATCGGGTCGGGTGCCATCGCCCTCGAGCTGCGCGCCGCCGGCCTGCCCGGCAACGACTCAGCCGAGGCCGAGGATCTGGTGGCGGCGGTGCGGGCGGTGCTGATCGCCATCGGCGTCTTTCAACCGAGCCCCGGCGACGGCGCCAAGCAACAGCGCGGACTGCCGCCCACCGCGCCACCGGCGCCGCCGATCATCGACGGCGCGCTGGTGGTGCGCGCCGCGCACGGGGGGCTGGTGCAGCCGAGCGCCAGCGCCGGCCAGTATGTGCGCAAGGCGGCGGTGCTGGCGCGGGTGATCTCTCCGCTGGGCGGCAAGCCGAGCGAGATCACCGCCCCGCGCGACGGTTTGATCCTGGAAAGCACCATCCGCACCGCCGAGCGCGCCGGCGCCAAGCTGTTCCTGCTGGGCCCGCTGTCACCGACCGCCGCCCGCCGCCGTTCTCTGACCGTCGGCCGCGCTGGCGACGCCGCGCCCGCCACCGCCAAGGCGGGAAGCGCGCGCCCCCCGCCGGCCAAGCTGCACGTCGGGTGGGTGGAGAACGTCATGTTGCCGAACCTCGGCATCACGCGTTTGAAGGCGAAGATCGACACCGGCGCGCGCAGCTCGGCGCTGCACGTATCGCGCATGCGCACCGTCGACACCACCGGCGGTCCCGGCCGCCGGCCAATCCTGGAGATCGTCGTGCCGAGCGGCGTGCGTGGGGGCAAATCTTTGAAGGTGCGGGCCGCCGTGCGCGAGTACGTGGTGGTGCGCGACACCTCGGGCCGCATGGAGCGCCGTCCGGTGATCGAGACCGCGCTGCAGCTTGGGCCTTTGAAGAAACGCATCTCCGTCACCCTGACCAACCGGGGCGAGATGCTGTTCCCGATGCTGATCGGGCGGACGGCGCTGGGGCCCGGGATCACCGTCGATCCGTCGCGGCGCTATCTGGTCTCGTCGTGA